One stretch of Burkholderia oklahomensis C6786 DNA includes these proteins:
- the phnT gene encoding 2-aminoethylphosphonate ABC transport system ATP-binding subunit PhnT — MDTASLTRPGALDAARPHATPRAGAPGGVRIEHLSVRYGARAVLDDLSLEIGAGELLAVLGKSGCGKTTLLRFIAGFVKADGLTGTLAVAGRDLTHAPPHKRNLGLLFQNYALFPHLTVFENVAFGLRARRMSSAEITRRVADALKLVQLGDAGHHLPAQLSGGMQQRVALARALVIEPDVLLLDEPLSALDANLRASVRSELKALHERLPNLTVVCVTHDRDDALVLADRALLMRDGRIAQLGTPQQLYDAPADGFVARYLGAANLLPPNVVFPFGDPRHGVRDKVACVRPERLTVRPLGVGRLHGTIASVEWHGAALSLTVMLDAACDEPVLVTMQRGRGPAPERGARVSLDCEADDVVLISP; from the coding sequence GTGGATACCGCAAGTCTCACCCGTCCCGGCGCGCTCGATGCGGCGCGCCCGCACGCGACGCCGCGCGCGGGCGCGCCGGGCGGCGTGCGCATCGAGCATTTGAGCGTGCGCTACGGCGCGCGCGCGGTGCTCGACGACCTGTCGCTCGAGATCGGCGCGGGCGAACTGCTCGCCGTGCTCGGCAAGAGCGGCTGCGGCAAGACGACGTTGCTGCGCTTCATCGCCGGCTTCGTGAAGGCGGACGGCCTGACGGGCACGCTCGCCGTCGCCGGCCGCGACCTGACGCACGCGCCGCCGCACAAACGCAATCTCGGATTGCTGTTCCAGAACTACGCGCTGTTCCCGCACCTGACGGTGTTCGAGAACGTCGCGTTCGGACTGCGCGCGCGGCGCATGTCGTCCGCGGAGATCACGCGGCGCGTCGCCGATGCGCTGAAGCTCGTGCAGCTCGGCGACGCCGGCCATCATCTGCCCGCGCAGCTGTCGGGCGGCATGCAGCAGCGCGTCGCGCTCGCGCGCGCGCTCGTGATCGAGCCGGACGTGCTGCTGCTCGACGAACCGCTGTCCGCGCTCGACGCGAACCTGCGCGCGTCGGTGCGCAGCGAGCTGAAGGCGCTGCACGAGCGCCTGCCGAACCTGACCGTCGTCTGCGTGACGCACGACCGCGACGACGCGCTCGTGCTCGCCGATCGCGCGCTCCTGATGCGCGACGGCCGGATCGCGCAGCTCGGCACGCCGCAGCAGCTCTACGACGCGCCGGCCGACGGCTTCGTCGCGCGTTATCTCGGCGCGGCGAACCTGCTGCCGCCGAACGTCGTGTTTCCGTTCGGCGATCCGCGTCACGGCGTGCGCGACAAGGTTGCGTGCGTGCGGCCGGAGCGGCTGACGGTGCGGCCGCTCGGCGTCGGGCGGCTGCACGGCACGATCGCGTCGGTCGAATGGCACGGCGCGGCGTTGTCGCTGACCGTGATGCTCGATGCGGCGTGCGACGAGCCGGTGCTCGTCACGATGCAGCGCGGCCGCGGTCCGGCGCCCGAGCGCGGCGCGCGCGTGTCGCTCGATTGCGAGGCGGATGATGTCGTCCTTATTTCACCTTGA
- the phnS gene encoding 2-aminoethylphosphonate ABC transporter substrate-binding protein encodes MTYSNFPRGGAWRRFALAACAAALLQGVATHAQAAAVVLYTADGLENLYRDVLPAFEKQEGVKVNIVTAGSGEVVNRANVEKGSPKADVIVTLPPFIQQAGQLGLLQSYRSVNYKNVPAIAKAEDGSWATFVNNYFSFAINPSVVKSQPKTFADLLHPDYSGKVAYSNPATAGDGMAVIILTSALMGEDKAFDYLAKLERGVKFHTKGTGYLNVLLSRNEIAVANGDLQMDLDDAEHGGLSIKPIFVSAKAGEPPTTFQLPYAIGLIKGGPNQDAGKKLIDYLMSTDVQAKVPDMFGIPGRTDVPLAGKNGEAVKRAIAGVKLIPVDWNAVMAKKPVWTERWKKEVIGDSGKQTDVVKPK; translated from the coding sequence ATGACGTATTCGAATTTCCCGCGCGGCGGCGCCTGGCGCCGCTTCGCGCTCGCCGCGTGCGCGGCTGCGCTGTTGCAAGGCGTTGCGACGCACGCGCAGGCGGCCGCGGTCGTGCTGTACACGGCGGACGGCCTCGAAAACCTGTACCGCGACGTGCTGCCCGCGTTCGAGAAGCAGGAAGGCGTGAAGGTCAACATCGTGACGGCGGGCAGCGGCGAAGTGGTGAACCGCGCGAATGTCGAGAAGGGCTCGCCGAAGGCCGACGTGATCGTCACGCTGCCGCCGTTCATCCAGCAGGCGGGCCAGCTCGGCCTGCTGCAGTCGTACCGCAGCGTCAACTACAAGAACGTGCCGGCGATCGCGAAGGCGGAAGACGGCTCGTGGGCGACCTTCGTCAACAACTACTTCTCGTTCGCGATCAACCCGTCGGTCGTGAAGAGCCAGCCGAAGACGTTCGCCGATCTGCTGCATCCCGACTACAGCGGCAAGGTCGCGTATTCGAACCCGGCGACGGCGGGCGACGGGATGGCCGTCATCATCTTGACGAGCGCGCTGATGGGCGAAGACAAGGCGTTCGACTATCTCGCGAAGCTCGAGCGCGGCGTGAAGTTCCACACGAAGGGCACGGGCTACCTGAACGTGCTGCTGTCGCGCAACGAGATCGCGGTCGCGAACGGCGACCTGCAGATGGATCTCGACGACGCCGAGCACGGCGGCCTGTCGATCAAGCCGATCTTCGTTTCCGCGAAGGCAGGCGAGCCGCCGACGACGTTCCAGCTGCCGTACGCGATCGGCCTCATCAAGGGCGGCCCGAACCAGGACGCGGGCAAGAAGCTGATCGACTATCTGATGTCGACCGACGTGCAGGCGAAGGTGCCCGACATGTTCGGCATCCCGGGCCGCACCGACGTGCCGCTCGCCGGCAAGAACGGCGAGGCGGTGAAGCGCGCGATCGCCGGCGTGAAGCTGATTCCGGTCGACTGGAACGCGGTGATGGCGAAGAAGCCCGTGTGGACCGAGCGCTGGAAGAAGGAAGTGATCGGCGATTCGGGCAAGCAGACCGACGTCGTCAAGCCGAAGTGA
- a CDS encoding 2-aminoethylphosphonate--pyruvate transaminase, which translates to MLERDPILLTPGPLTTSRTTRDAMLHDWGSWDAAFNQLTRSVCADLVRIAGGGGEFVCVPMQGSGTFAVEAALGTLVPRDGRVLVPNNGAYCARIVKILRRLGIAHVELPFAEDEPANARELDDALARDPRITHIALVHLETSAGLLNPLDDIAAVCRAHRKALIVDAMSAFGALPIALAGSGIDALISASGKCLEGVPGMGFVIVRRALLEASEGRSPSVALDLHDQFAYMERTSQWRFTPPTHVLAALRAALDQFFDEGGQPARGARYADNCATLIDGMRALGFTPFLDARAQAPVIVTFHAPADPAYAFPAFYAAVRDAGYVLYPGKLTTAETFRVGCIGAIGAEEMRGAVAAIGGALKSLGIAMR; encoded by the coding sequence ATGCTCGAACGTGATCCCATCCTGTTGACGCCCGGTCCGCTGACGACGTCGCGCACGACGCGCGATGCGATGCTGCACGACTGGGGCTCGTGGGACGCGGCCTTCAACCAGCTGACGCGAAGCGTCTGCGCGGATCTCGTGCGGATCGCGGGCGGCGGCGGCGAATTCGTCTGCGTGCCGATGCAGGGAAGCGGCACGTTCGCGGTCGAGGCGGCGCTCGGAACGCTCGTGCCGCGCGACGGCCGCGTGCTCGTGCCGAACAATGGCGCGTACTGCGCGCGGATCGTGAAGATCCTGCGCCGGCTCGGAATCGCGCACGTCGAGCTGCCGTTCGCCGAGGACGAGCCGGCGAACGCGCGGGAGCTCGACGACGCGCTCGCGCGCGATCCGCGCATCACGCACATCGCGCTCGTGCATCTGGAGACGAGCGCCGGCCTGCTGAATCCGCTCGACGACATCGCGGCCGTCTGCCGGGCGCATCGGAAAGCGCTGATCGTCGATGCGATGAGCGCGTTCGGCGCGCTGCCGATCGCGCTCGCCGGCAGCGGCATCGACGCGCTGATCTCGGCGAGCGGCAAGTGTCTGGAAGGCGTGCCCGGCATGGGCTTCGTAATCGTGCGGCGCGCGCTGCTCGAAGCATCCGAGGGACGTTCGCCGTCGGTGGCGCTCGATCTGCACGATCAGTTCGCGTACATGGAGCGCACGTCGCAATGGCGCTTCACGCCGCCGACGCACGTGCTCGCCGCGCTGCGCGCCGCGCTCGACCAGTTCTTCGACGAAGGCGGGCAGCCGGCGCGCGGCGCGCGCTACGCGGACAATTGCGCGACGCTGATCGACGGGATGCGCGCGCTCGGCTTCACGCCGTTTCTCGACGCGCGCGCGCAGGCGCCCGTGATCGTCACGTTCCACGCGCCCGCCGATCCCGCGTATGCGTTCCCCGCGTTCTACGCGGCGGTGCGCGACGCGGGCTACGTGCTGTATCCGGGCAAATTGACGACGGCCGAGACGTTTCGCGTCGGCTGCATCGGCGCGATCGGCGCGGAGGAGATGCGGGGGGCGGTGGCGGCGATCGGCGGCGCGTTGAAATCGCTCGGGATCGCGATGCGATGA